A window of the Ogataea parapolymorpha DL-1 chromosome V, whole genome shotgun sequence genome harbors these coding sequences:
- a CDS encoding Mediator of RNA polymerase II transcription subunit 10 → MTTELSNPNRESPLAAVETELSSIIETLIHLGVQVHDFQGTEEAKIGLSNNINKLISQLQSISSKKDLQDISIPLEIVNYIEDGRNPDIYTREFVDVVRKINQYLYGKSIAFQQFRDILSAKIKSEFPDLEQEVESIRAKTNLKDVSS, encoded by the coding sequence ATGACTACTGAACTTTCCAATCCAAACAGAGAATCGCCGCTGGCAGCTGTGGAAACCGAGCTCTCTTCAATAATTGAAACACTGATACATCTCGGTGTTCAAGTGCACGATTTCCAGGGCACAGAGGAGGCCAAAATTGGGCTTTCGAACAATATCAACAAGCTTATAAGTCAATTGCagtcgatctcgtcgaaaaaAGATCTGCAGGACATTTCTATCCCATTAGAGATTGTCAATTACATCGAAGACGGACGCAATCCCGATATCTACACGCGAGAGTTTGTTGATGTGGTGCGAAAGATCAACCAATATTTGTACGGAAAATCGATTGCTTTCCAACAATTTCGAGACATTTTGAGCGCTAAAATCAAATCCGAGTTCCCTGACCTAGAGCAAGAAGTCGAGAGCATCAGGGCGAAGACCAATCTAAAGGATGTCTCTTCATAG
- a CDS encoding Phosphoadenosine phosphosulfate reductase, which translates to MTEDIVITEFQLQHLNKMLAKLTPQEILQWSLVSFPNLFQTTAFGLTGLCILDMLDKLDLDPVDLVFIDTLYHFPQTHDLIAKVRAKYPKFKLHIYKPKDCDTAEEFQQKYGDELWSKDELKYDFLAKVEPLQRAYKELKIKAVFTGRRRSQGGARSQLPIIEIDTNLNVIKISPLASWDFKMVESYIKEHNVPYNELLDLGYKSIGDWHSTEPVADGEDERAGRWKGKAKTECGIHQTSKYQQFLNEVK; encoded by the coding sequence ATGACGGAAGACATCGTTATCACGGAATTCCAGTTGCAGCATCTCAATAAGATGCTTGCAAAGCTCACACCACAAGAAATTTTGCAATGGTCTCTTGTCTCATTCCCCAACTTGTTCCAAACTACAGCCTTCGGTTTGACAGGACTTTGTATCCTCGATATGTTGGACAAATTGGATTTGGACCCTGTGGATTTGGTATTCATCGATACTCTGTACCACTTTCCCCAAACCCACGATCTCATAGCAAAGGTCAGAGCTAAATACCCAAAATTCAAGCTCCATATTTATAAGCCCAAGGACTGCGATACCGCTGAGGAGTTCCAGCAAAAATACGGCGACGAGCTTTGGTCCAAGGACGAACTCAAGTACGATTTTCTAGCAAAGGTGGAACCTCTCCAGAGAGCATATAAAGAACTGAAGATCAAGGCCGTGTTCACGGGAAGAAGAAGGTCGCAAGGAGGGGCACGTTCACAACTGCCCATCATCGAAATTGACACCAATCTCAATGTGATCAAAATCAGTCCTCTCGCAAGCTGGGATTTTAAGATGGTTGAAAGCTACATCAAGGAACATAATGTGCCGTACAATGAGTTGCTGGATCTTGGGTACAAATCAATTGGAGATTGGCACTCGACGGAGCCAGTTGCCGATGGAGAGGATGAGCGTGCTGGAAGATGGAAGGGCAAAGCCAAGACAGAATGCGGGATCCATCAAACGTCAAAGTACCAGCAGTTTCTAAACGAGGTCAAGTAG